One Paenibacillus sp. FSL W8-0186 genomic window carries:
- a CDS encoding YlbF family regulator, with product MGQEHNHTTDCGIPKFDSRDLVIREDIMAKAKELAELIGTSEEVQHFQKAEQLIRKHERVQTLISAIKKKQKEIVAFQSFQNQAMVDKIEREIDELQDELDEIPLVTEFQQSQSDINYLLQLVISVIRDTVSEKVNVESGSEPAPASGYGE from the coding sequence TTGGGACAAGAGCATAACCACACGACCGATTGTGGAATTCCGAAATTTGATTCCCGCGATCTCGTCATTCGCGAAGATATTATGGCAAAAGCAAAAGAGCTCGCAGAGCTGATCGGGACAAGCGAGGAGGTTCAGCATTTCCAGAAGGCTGAGCAGCTGATCCGGAAGCATGAAAGAGTGCAAACGCTAATCAGCGCCATCAAGAAGAAGCAGAAGGAAATCGTTGCCTTCCAAAGCTTCCAGAATCAAGCGATGGTTGACAAAATTGAGCGGGAGATCGATGAGCTTCAGGACGAGCTGGATGAAATACCACTCGTGACCGAATTCCAGCAAAGCCAGAGCGATATTAATTATTTGCTGCAGCTCGTCATTTCGGTAATCCGGGATACGGTATCCGAGAAGGTTAATGTTGAATCCGGAAGCGAACCTGCTCCGGCTTCAGGATACGGCGAGTAA
- a CDS encoding PaaI family thioesterase, with protein MDWTDIMSRSEKSFWGLLGLRLLSADSQRVEIGLTATESHLNSMGIVHGGVLSAMMDQAMGTLVTATKEGREGVTTHLNVNFLSPMQMGELIVTAYPLHETFRTMTLRAEVRNSEGLLGSIATATFRLPKDKGNSGKDQG; from the coding sequence ATGGATTGGACGGATATCATGTCCCGCAGTGAGAAGTCGTTTTGGGGACTGCTTGGCCTCCGGCTGTTATCGGCAGACAGTCAGCGTGTGGAGATCGGCCTTACCGCTACCGAGTCGCATCTAAATTCCATGGGCATCGTCCATGGAGGCGTCCTGTCCGCGATGATGGATCAGGCGATGGGGACGCTTGTAACGGCTACCAAGGAAGGCCGGGAAGGCGTAACTACGCATTTGAACGTAAATTTTCTGAGTCCGATGCAAATGGGCGAATTGATCGTGACGGCTTATCCGCTGCATGAGACGTTCCGTACGATGACTTTGCGTGCTGAAGTCCGCAACAGTGAGGGCTTATTGGGAAGCATTGCAACAGCGACGTTCCGGCTGCCGAAGGATAAAGGGAACTCCGGCAAGGATCAAGGCTGA
- a CDS encoding NUDIX domain-containing protein, which produces MSMEQEQDQGQHRYDAKKYRTPDGIPADIVMFTLAKQERKAATKSLPRFDLKVMLIRRRSWPFAGAWALPGGFSQEDESLYETARRELKEETGVDGHHLEYLGVYSKPGRDPRGWIISHAFFALVEEWVLEKRQSADDAQEVGLYTVKEALEDLQLAFDHREILEDAYKRIQQQMLHTTIAKQFLPPHFTLGELYQVIQTVVPDFAELNFIRKITSTRSRQGILEEVRDENGNPMLSNQYSQRPAQLYRFTDYTPRLSIYT; this is translated from the coding sequence ATGAGTATGGAACAAGAACAGGATCAGGGACAGCATCGCTATGATGCCAAGAAATACCGAACACCGGATGGAATTCCTGCGGACATAGTCATGTTTACACTAGCCAAGCAGGAGCGCAAGGCCGCTACGAAGTCGCTTCCTAGGTTCGATTTGAAGGTGATGCTGATCCGCCGCAGAAGCTGGCCGTTTGCCGGGGCCTGGGCGCTGCCGGGGGGATTTTCTCAAGAGGATGAGTCTTTGTATGAGACCGCGCGCAGAGAGTTGAAGGAGGAGACAGGGGTAGACGGTCACCATCTGGAGTATCTCGGGGTGTACAGCAAGCCCGGACGCGACCCGCGAGGCTGGATTATCTCTCATGCTTTCTTCGCGCTAGTCGAGGAGTGGGTGCTGGAGAAGCGCCAATCCGCGGACGATGCCCAGGAAGTCGGATTGTATACGGTGAAAGAGGCGCTGGAGGATTTACAGCTCGCGTTCGATCATCGTGAAATTTTAGAAGACGCTTATAAGAGAATTCAGCAGCAGATGCTGCATACGACAATCGCGAAGCAGTTTTTGCCGCCTCATTTTACGCTTGGCGAGCTTTATCAGGTTATTCAGACGGTTGTACCGGATTTCGCGGAGCTGAATTTCATTCGCAAAATCACGTCCACCCGCAGCAGACAGGGGATTTTGGAGGAAGTGCGCGATGAGAACGGGAATCCGATGCTGTCCAATCAATATTCGCAGCGTCCGGCGCAGTTATATCGTTTTACCGATTATACGCCAAGATTATCCATTTATACTTAA
- a CDS encoding isochorismatase family cysteine hydrolase, with product MKALLVVDYTKDFVDGKLPVGEPAILLESTICQITEQYVQQGDFVVMAVDLHEDGDTLHPESKLFPPHNIRGTEGRELYGKLADVYKRHQDRIYWMDKTRYSAFCGTDLEQKLRERGINEVVIVGVCTDICVLHTAVDAYNKGYGITIYEDGVASFNPEGHTWALGHFRATLGANVTSSR from the coding sequence ATGAAAGCACTGCTTGTTGTTGATTATACGAAGGATTTCGTCGATGGAAAGCTGCCTGTAGGAGAGCCGGCGATTTTGCTCGAATCGACGATTTGCCAAATTACGGAGCAATATGTGCAGCAGGGCGATTTTGTCGTCATGGCGGTGGATTTGCACGAAGATGGGGATACGCTCCATCCGGAATCCAAGCTATTCCCGCCGCATAACATCCGAGGTACGGAAGGACGGGAACTGTACGGTAAGTTAGCGGACGTGTACAAGCGGCACCAGGATCGGATTTACTGGATGGACAAAACGCGATACAGCGCTTTTTGCGGCACAGATCTCGAGCAGAAATTGCGGGAACGGGGAATTAACGAAGTGGTGATCGTCGGTGTTTGCACGGATATTTGCGTATTGCATACCGCTGTAGATGCATATAATAAAGGTTATGGCATTACGATTTACGAGGATGGTGTAGCCAGCTTTAATCCGGAAGGCCATACATGGGCACTCGGGCATTTTCGTGCTACTTTGGGTGCAAATGTGACAAGCAGCCGATGA